One Kitasatospora sp. MAP12-44 DNA segment encodes these proteins:
- a CDS encoding diiron oxygenase gives MAYRDSSPASALALAAREQNAERLLKVSAKHSHDPLTEIDWDAPIDPDQFAIPPHRVSLYGTHLWDRLSPRRQAQLSVHELASVTAAGIWFELILMNGLVRHVYDSDLTTQHAQYALTEVADECRHSTMFARYITKTGYPSARPSRRAQRRGKLHLLLNDTTLTFAGAIFVEEFTDAMQREMIRDESLQPLARSVARIHVIEEARHIGYAKPELERRWARMSPARRAVFRQVLGVLAYEAVNEAINPRVYALAGLDPREARTVATQNPNWQATKANWARKAVAFFTDLGIIDHRSQAMWRRASLLP, from the coding sequence GTGGCCTACCGAGACTCCTCCCCCGCCTCCGCCCTGGCCCTGGCAGCCCGCGAGCAGAACGCCGAGCGGCTGCTGAAGGTCTCCGCCAAGCACTCCCACGACCCGCTGACCGAGATCGACTGGGACGCCCCGATCGACCCCGACCAGTTCGCGATACCCCCGCACCGGGTCTCGCTCTACGGCACCCACCTGTGGGACCGCCTGAGCCCGCGCCGGCAGGCCCAGTTGAGCGTGCACGAGCTGGCCAGCGTCACCGCGGCGGGCATCTGGTTCGAGCTGATCCTGATGAACGGGCTGGTCCGGCACGTCTACGACAGTGACCTCACCACCCAGCACGCCCAGTACGCGCTGACCGAGGTCGCCGACGAGTGCCGCCACTCGACGATGTTCGCCAGGTACATCACCAAGACCGGCTACCCCTCGGCCCGCCCGAGCAGGCGCGCGCAGCGCCGCGGCAAGCTTCATCTGCTGCTGAACGACACCACGTTGACCTTCGCCGGGGCCATCTTCGTCGAGGAGTTCACCGACGCGATGCAGCGCGAGATGATCCGTGACGAGAGCCTGCAGCCACTGGCCCGCTCGGTGGCCCGGATCCACGTGATCGAGGAGGCCCGCCATATCGGCTACGCCAAGCCGGAGTTGGAGCGGCGCTGGGCCAGGATGAGCCCGGCCAGGCGTGCCGTCTTCCGCCAGGTGCTCGGCGTGCTGGCCTACGAGGCGGTGAACGAGGCGATCAACCCGCGGGTCTACGCACTGGCCGGCCTCGACCCGCGCGAGGCCCGGACGGTCGCCACACAGAACCCCAACTGGCAGGCCACCAAGGCCAACTGGGCCCGCAAGGCGGTGGCCTTCTTCACCGACCTCGGCATCATCGACCACCGCTCGCAGGCAATGTGGCGCCGCGCCTCACTGCTCCCGTAG
- the egtD gene encoding L-histidine N(alpha)-methyltransferase, translated as MTAFELTRLLPADHFARALRADVRFGLTAEPKWLPPKWFYDSRGSELFEEITRLPEYYPTRAERAILTARAGEIAEATRARTVVELGSGSSEKTRLLLDGLHALGTLESYVPVDVSESALQDAGQQLVKEYPELSVHGVVSDFTASLDLPHAVNAPRLVAFLGGTLGNLLPTERAAFLRALRAELAPGDALLLGTDLVKDERVLVAAYDDAAGVTAEFNKNVLNVLNRELDATFDPDAFEHVAVWDARQEWIEMRLRSREAQTVKIPALDLAVQFAAGEELRTEISAKFRRERVAEELRSAGFALTHWWTDPEGRFGLSLAEPIG; from the coding sequence ATGACCGCCTTCGAGCTGACCCGGCTGCTTCCCGCCGACCACTTCGCGCGCGCGCTGCGCGCGGACGTCCGGTTCGGGCTGACCGCGGAACCGAAGTGGCTGCCGCCGAAGTGGTTCTACGACAGCAGGGGCAGCGAGCTCTTCGAGGAGATCACCCGGCTGCCCGAGTACTACCCGACCCGCGCCGAGCGGGCCATCCTGACCGCCCGGGCCGGCGAGATCGCCGAGGCCACCCGGGCCCGGACGGTGGTCGAACTGGGCTCGGGCTCCTCGGAGAAGACCAGACTGCTGCTGGACGGACTGCATGCGCTCGGCACCCTGGAGAGCTACGTCCCAGTGGACGTCAGCGAGAGCGCCCTTCAGGACGCCGGCCAGCAACTCGTCAAGGAATACCCCGAGTTGAGCGTGCACGGGGTGGTCTCCGACTTCACCGCCAGCCTCGACCTGCCGCACGCGGTGAACGCTCCGCGCCTGGTCGCCTTCCTCGGCGGCACGCTGGGCAACCTGCTGCCCACCGAGCGGGCCGCCTTCCTGCGCGCCCTGCGGGCCGAACTGGCACCCGGCGACGCGCTACTGCTCGGCACCGACCTGGTCAAGGACGAGCGCGTCCTGGTCGCCGCTTACGACGACGCGGCCGGGGTGACGGCGGAGTTCAACAAGAACGTGCTCAATGTGCTGAACCGCGAGCTGGACGCCACCTTCGACCCCGACGCCTTCGAGCACGTGGCCGTCTGGGACGCCCGGCAGGAGTGGATCGAGATGCGGCTGCGCTCGCGCGAGGCGCAGACCGTGAAGATCCCGGCGCTGGACCTGGCGGTGCAGTTCGCCGCGGGCGAGGAGCTGCGCACCGAGATCTCGGCGAAGTTCCGCCGCGAGCGGGTCGCCGAGGAGCTGCGGTCGGCCGGCTTCGCGCTGACCCACTGGTGGACCGACCCGGAGGGCCGGTTCGGCCTCTCGCTGGCCGAGCCGATCGGATAA
- the egtC gene encoding ergothioneine biosynthesis protein EgtC has product MCRHLAYLGAPLSLAELVIEPPFGLHRQSWAPRMQRYGTVNADGFGLGWYADGDPVPARYRRAGPIWADENLTELARVVHTRALLAAVRSATAGTAAGEAAAAPYADGSWLFSHNGALTGWPGAVGTLAALLPPAELLTLAARCDSALVWALLAHRLRAGQQPAAALAVTVRDIVRHTEARLNLLLTNGHVIAATTWGDTLFYRLERGRSVLVASEPSDDGPGWVPVPDRSLLLATADAVTIRPLDPADLTREDHPS; this is encoded by the coding sequence ATGTGTCGTCATCTCGCTTATCTGGGTGCGCCGTTGTCGCTGGCTGAACTGGTGATCGAGCCGCCGTTCGGGCTGCATCGGCAGTCCTGGGCACCCCGGATGCAACGGTACGGGACGGTCAACGCCGACGGCTTCGGCCTGGGCTGGTACGCGGACGGCGATCCGGTGCCGGCCCGCTACCGCCGAGCCGGGCCGATCTGGGCCGACGAGAACCTGACCGAGCTGGCCCGGGTGGTGCACACCCGGGCCCTGCTGGCCGCCGTCCGCTCGGCGACGGCCGGCACCGCGGCCGGCGAGGCGGCCGCCGCGCCCTACGCGGACGGCAGTTGGCTCTTCAGCCACAACGGCGCGCTGACCGGCTGGCCGGGCGCCGTCGGTACGCTGGCCGCGCTGCTGCCGCCGGCCGAACTGCTGACCCTGGCCGCGCGCTGCGACTCCGCGCTGGTCTGGGCGCTGCTCGCGCACCGGCTGCGCGCCGGGCAGCAGCCCGCCGCAGCCCTGGCCGTCACCGTGCGCGACATCGTGCGGCACACCGAGGCACGGCTCAACCTGCTGCTCACCAACGGCCATGTGATCGCCGCGACCACCTGGGGCGACACGCTCTTCTACCGCCTGGAGCGCGGCCGTTCGGTGCTGGTCGCCTCCGAGCCCAGCGACGACGGCCCCGGCTGGGTGCCGGTGCCCGACCGATCGCTGCTGCTGGCCACCGCGGACGCGGTGACCATCCGACCGCTGGACCCTGCTGACCTGACGCGAGAGGACCACCCGTCATGA
- the egtB gene encoding ergothioneine biosynthesis protein EgtB, producing MREAIAGELLAARARTSGLTDCVDDGELTAQHSPLMSPLVWDLAHIGNQEELWLLRNVGGRDPMHPEIDQLYDAFEHPRAERPRLPLLPPAEARAYAHEVRGRVLDLLDGVELSGPPLLQAGFAFGLIAQHEQQHDETMLITHQLRAGAPALAAAAPPAAVHADWPSEVVIPAGPFTMGTDTEPWALDNERPAHQVQLDAFALDTTPVSNAAYQLFIEDGGYHDPRWWTPAGWRHRMDAGLTAPLFWSREDGQWLRRRFGHTEPVPLGEPVLHVTWYEADAYARWAGRRLPTEAEWEKAARHDPATGRSRRFPWGDAAPGPEHANLGQRHLQPAPVGSYPQGASPHGVRQLIGDVWEWTSSDFAPYPGFRAWPYREYSEVFFAKPGEPAPYKVLRGGSFAVAPVACRGTFRNWDHPIRRQIFAGFRTARSLGAAA from the coding sequence CTGCGCGAGGCGATCGCCGGCGAGCTGCTGGCCGCCCGGGCCCGCACCAGCGGCCTCACCGACTGCGTCGACGACGGCGAACTCACCGCCCAGCACTCCCCGTTGATGTCGCCACTGGTCTGGGACCTGGCGCACATCGGCAACCAGGAGGAGCTCTGGCTGCTGCGCAACGTCGGCGGCCGCGACCCGATGCACCCCGAGATCGACCAGCTCTACGACGCCTTCGAGCACCCGCGCGCCGAGCGGCCCAGGCTGCCGCTGCTGCCGCCCGCCGAGGCCCGGGCCTACGCCCACGAGGTGCGCGGGCGGGTGCTCGACCTGCTGGACGGCGTCGAGCTGTCCGGACCGCCGCTGCTGCAGGCCGGCTTCGCCTTCGGGCTGATCGCCCAGCACGAACAGCAGCACGACGAGACGATGCTGATCACCCATCAACTCCGCGCCGGCGCCCCCGCGCTGGCCGCAGCCGCCCCGCCGGCCGCCGTGCACGCCGACTGGCCGTCCGAAGTCGTCATCCCCGCAGGGCCGTTCACCATGGGGACGGACACCGAGCCGTGGGCCCTGGACAACGAGCGCCCCGCACACCAGGTGCAGCTGGACGCCTTCGCGCTGGACACCACCCCGGTGAGCAACGCGGCCTACCAGCTCTTCATCGAGGACGGCGGCTACCACGACCCGCGCTGGTGGACGCCGGCCGGCTGGCGGCACCGGATGGACGCCGGGCTCACCGCGCCGCTCTTCTGGTCCCGCGAGGACGGCCAGTGGCTGCGCCGGCGCTTCGGCCACACCGAGCCGGTCCCACTGGGCGAGCCGGTGCTGCACGTCACCTGGTACGAGGCGGACGCCTACGCCCGCTGGGCCGGACGCCGACTGCCCACCGAGGCCGAGTGGGAGAAGGCCGCCCGGCACGACCCGGCCACCGGCCGCTCCCGCCGCTTCCCCTGGGGCGACGCCGCGCCGGGCCCCGAGCACGCCAACCTCGGCCAGCGCCATCTGCAGCCGGCCCCGGTCGGCAGCTACCCGCAGGGCGCCTCGCCGCACGGGGTACGGCAGTTGATCGGCGACGTGTGGGAGTGGACGTCGAGCGACTTCGCCCCCTACCCGGGCTTCCGGGCCTGGCCCTACCGGGAGTACTCCGAGGTGTTCTTCGCGAAGCCCGGCGAGCCGGCGCCCTACAAGGTGCTGCGCGGCGGCAGCTTCGCGGTCGCCCCGGTGGCCTGCCGCGGCACCTTCCGCAACTGGGACCACCCGATCCGGCGGCAGATATTCGCCGGCTTCCGGACCGCTCGGAGTCTCGGAGCTGCTGCCTGA
- the egtA gene encoding ergothioneine biosynthesis glutamate--cysteine ligase EgtA: MKPARPPSPQLDSQPQTPPTVTELTQSAAEAYVASVCFKIGPPSRVGVELEWLVHDTDSPDATPAPDRTLAALETLRMCQDNPLLPHGSRITREPGGQVELSSPPADGLIDCLDTTARDLALLRAAFAGQALTLTGYGAEPHPRERRVLLRQPRYLAMEEFFGRAGPWGKIMMTTTASTQVCLDAGTEQGGPHGYRQRWELAHSLGPVLVAAFANSPMLDGRPTGYRSTRQAVWSRMDPSRTLAPPPDGDPRAAWARYVLDAAVLCVRRADGRPWNAPAGLTFRDWLRRPAGRRPTVADLDYHITTLFPPVRPHGYLELRMIDAQPGDGWVVTTALTTALFEDPRAADAAMEALEPLARATEEPGPRGAAWSRAATRAVDDPVLRRAALGCFAAADAALPGLGASEQLRARVAEFADHYTARGRCPADDLLDTSGAGRFPAPQEAAPC; encoded by the coding sequence ATGAAACCCGCACGGCCGCCGAGCCCGCAGTTGGACAGCCAACCGCAGACGCCTCCGACGGTGACCGAGCTGACCCAGTCGGCCGCCGAAGCCTATGTGGCGAGCGTCTGCTTCAAGATCGGCCCGCCGAGTCGGGTCGGCGTCGAACTCGAGTGGCTGGTCCACGACACCGACAGTCCCGACGCCACACCCGCGCCCGACCGCACGCTCGCCGCCCTCGAAACGCTGCGAATGTGCCAGGATAACCCGCTCCTCCCCCACGGCTCCCGGATCACCAGGGAGCCTGGCGGACAGGTCGAGCTGAGCTCCCCGCCCGCCGACGGTCTGATCGACTGCCTCGACACCACCGCCCGCGACCTCGCCCTGCTGCGGGCCGCCTTCGCCGGCCAGGCCTTGACGCTCACCGGCTACGGCGCCGAACCCCACCCGCGCGAGCGCCGGGTCCTGCTGCGCCAGCCCCGCTACCTCGCCATGGAGGAGTTCTTCGGCCGGGCCGGGCCGTGGGGCAAGATCATGATGACCACCACCGCCTCCACCCAGGTCTGCCTGGACGCCGGCACCGAGCAGGGCGGCCCGCACGGGTACCGCCAACGCTGGGAGCTGGCCCACAGCCTGGGCCCGGTGCTGGTCGCCGCCTTCGCCAACTCCCCGATGCTGGACGGCCGTCCGACCGGCTACCGGTCCACCCGGCAGGCCGTCTGGTCGCGGATGGACCCCAGCCGCACGCTGGCTCCGCCGCCCGACGGCGACCCGCGGGCCGCCTGGGCCCGCTACGTCCTGGACGCCGCCGTGCTCTGCGTGCGCCGGGCCGACGGCCGGCCCTGGAACGCACCGGCCGGCCTGACCTTCCGCGACTGGCTGCGCCGCCCCGCGGGCCGGCGCCCGACCGTGGCCGATCTCGACTACCACATCACCACGCTGTTCCCGCCGGTTCGCCCGCACGGCTACCTGGAACTGCGCATGATCGACGCCCAACCCGGCGACGGCTGGGTGGTGACCACGGCGCTCACCACCGCGCTCTTCGAGGACCCGCGCGCCGCCGACGCCGCCATGGAGGCGCTGGAGCCGCTGGCCCGGGCCACCGAGGAGCCCGGACCGCGCGGCGCCGCCTGGAGCCGGGCGGCCACCCGCGCGGTGGACGACCCGGTGCTGCGCCGAGCAGCCCTGGGCTGCTTCGCCGCCGCCGACGCCGCACTGCCCGGGCTCGGCGCCAGCGAGCAACTGCGAGCCAGGGTCGCCGAGTTCGCCGACCACTACACCGCGCGTGGCCGATGTCCGGCCGACGACCTGCTCGACACGTCCGGCGCGGGCCGCTTCCCCGCGCCCCAGGAGGCCGCACCGTGCTGA
- a CDS encoding TetR/AcrR family transcriptional regulator, whose translation MAGCTVKAGSAEPSAKSTTPRLRADATRNRERIVTAARDVLSESGAEAPLDEIAKRAGVGNATLYRNFPDRTALIHEVARSIMDRVLAQAEQGLTDGSEPFDALRRFVHVAAAERIGALCSLLTARPDPDLDEELWAVRERLEAVVDQLMQRAREAGQLRTDVGPGDVFVAIAQLTRPLPGTACVDLGSFVHRHLHLFLDGLRAPGVSELPGRAATLEDLRGRIAAVRS comes from the coding sequence TTGGCGGGCTGCACTGTCAAGGCCGGGTCGGCCGAACCGAGCGCGAAGTCGACGACACCCCGCCTCCGGGCGGATGCCACCCGCAACCGGGAGCGGATCGTCACCGCAGCCCGGGATGTGCTCTCCGAGAGCGGTGCCGAGGCGCCGCTGGACGAGATCGCCAAGCGGGCCGGCGTCGGCAACGCGACGCTCTACCGCAACTTCCCGGACCGCACCGCGCTGATCCACGAAGTCGCCCGCTCCATCATGGACCGCGTCCTGGCCCAGGCGGAGCAGGGGCTGACGGACGGCTCCGAGCCCTTTGACGCGCTACGGCGCTTCGTCCACGTCGCCGCCGCCGAACGGATCGGCGCGCTCTGCTCGCTCCTGACCGCTCGCCCTGACCCCGACCTCGACGAGGAGCTCTGGGCCGTCCGCGAACGGCTGGAGGCGGTCGTCGACCAGCTGATGCAGCGGGCCCGGGAGGCCGGCCAGCTGCGGACGGACGTCGGGCCCGGTGACGTGTTCGTCGCCATCGCCCAGCTCACCCGCCCACTGCCCGGGACGGCCTGCGTCGACCTCGGCTCCTTCGTCCACCGCCATCTGCACCTCTTCCTGGACGGCCTGCGGGCCCCCGGGGTGTCCGAACTCCCCGGCCGGGCCGCTACGTTGGAAGACCTGCGCGGCCGCATCGCCGCCGTCCGCTCGTAG